Proteins from a genomic interval of Bacteroidota bacterium:
- a CDS encoding DUF3467 domain-containing protein: MDNKENPTNQPNQLNIELSEEVAEGIYSNLAIITHSHSEFALDFIKVMPGVPKAKVKARIILTPQHAKRLLKALKDNISKFEQVHGDIKDTEVPPGAIPLSFGGPTAQA, encoded by the coding sequence ATGGATAACAAAGAAAACCCAACCAACCAGCCCAACCAACTCAACATTGAACTGAGTGAAGAAGTGGCAGAAGGAATTTATTCCAACCTTGCCATCATCACTCATTCACATTCTGAGTTTGCGCTGGATTTTATTAAGGTGATGCCCGGAGTTCCCAAGGCAAAAGTGAAAGCAAGAATCATTCTCACTCCTCAGCACGCGAAACGTTTATTGAAAGCGTTGAAAGATAACATCAGCAAATTCGAACAAGTTCACGGAGATATTAAAGATACGGAAGTTCCTCCCGGAGCCATTCCTCTTTCCTTTGGCGGACCCACTGCACAGGCATAA